The Thermanaerothrix sp. genome contains the following window.
GGGGGAAGCTGAAGGGGGCCCCTGTCCCCGGTGAAGGTGGCCCATTCTGGAGTGGGGGGAGCGCCTGATCCCCTGAGCCGTGGGGTTTGGGTTAGGGGCCCGGGCTGATAAGACCGGGCGCAGGATACGGTCGTGCGGCGAAGGAAGCAGGCGCGTGGGGGGAGCCGCGACGGGTCGAGTGGGGAAAAAGGTGGTTTCTTCGCCGCCTGCGGCGCCAGGGGGGGCCCGGTGCTCCCCCTCCTGGAAGAAAAAATACGGACAGGCGGCAAAGAGCTTCCCCAGCGCCTGTTGTTTTTACGCTCCCTTGTCGGTGGGGCTATTTTTCTCTATTATTGGAATATGCAGATATATACGTTGGGGCATGAGGTGCTTCGGCAGAAGGCCCTGCCCGTACAGGATATCAATGATGAGATAGCCGCTCTTGTGAAGGAAATGCGGGAGACCATGTATGCGGGGCGAGGCATCGGCCTTGCGGGTCCCCAGGTGGGTCTCTTGCAGCGGATTTTTGTGGTCCACATAGAAGGGGATATACCCCGGGTGTTTATAAATCCTTCGATTATCCAGACGTCTCCGGAATTAACGGAATACGAAGAGGGGTGTCTTTCGATACCGGGTCTGTATGGGGAGGTAAAACGGCCGGAGGCGGTGAGGATCCAGGCCTGGAATGAGCGGGGGCGGCCCTTTACCCTCGATGCGGA
Protein-coding sequences here:
- the def gene encoding peptide deformylase — its product is MQIYTLGHEVLRQKALPVQDINDEIAALVKEMRETMYAGRGIGLAGPQVGLLQRIFVVHIEGDIPRVFINPSIIQTSPELTEYEEGCLSIPGLYGEVKRPEAVRIQAWNERGRPFTLDA